One Streptococcus sp. DTU_2020_1001019_1_SI_AUS_MUR_006 DNA window includes the following coding sequences:
- a CDS encoding O-acetylhomoserine aminocarboxypropyltransferase/cysteine synthase family protein, translating to MTREFKFETLQLHAGQVVDATTKSRAVPIYQTTSFVFDDTQEGAELFALQKAGNIYTRITNPTTSAFEERIAALEGGVGALATASGMAAITYTILGFAHAGDHVVAASTIYGGTFNLLKETLPRYGITTTFVDIDNLEEVEAAIKDNTKLVLIETLGNPVINIPDIEKIAEIAHNHQIPLVADNTFATPYLINVFSHGVDIAVHSATKFIGGHGTTIGGVIVDSGKFDWAASGKFPQLVEEDPSYHNISYTRDVGAAAFIVAARVQLLRDMGAALSPFNSFLLLQGLETLSLRVERHVQNAEKIVDFLVNHPKVEKVNYPKLPDSPYHALAEKYLPKGVGSIFTFHVKGGEAEARKVIDNLEVFSNLANVADAKSLVVHPATTTHAQLSDSDLEAAGVTKNQIRLSIGLENVDDLIEDLRLALEKI from the coding sequence ATGACTCGTGAATTTAAATTTGAAACTCTTCAATTGCATGCTGGTCAAGTGGTAGATGCTACTACCAAGTCTCGTGCTGTTCCAATTTACCAAACAACGTCCTTTGTATTTGATGATACACAAGAAGGTGCAGAACTTTTTGCCCTTCAAAAAGCTGGAAATATCTATACTCGTATTACCAATCCAACAACATCAGCTTTTGAAGAGCGTATCGCAGCACTGGAAGGCGGAGTTGGTGCACTTGCTACTGCATCAGGTATGGCAGCTATTACCTACACAATTTTAGGATTTGCTCACGCAGGAGACCATGTGGTTGCAGCTTCAACTATTTATGGTGGTACTTTTAATCTCTTGAAAGAAACCCTTCCTCGCTATGGTATCACCACAACTTTTGTTGATATTGATAATCTTGAAGAAGTAGAAGCAGCGATAAAAGATAATACCAAACTTGTTTTGATTGAAACCTTGGGTAATCCAGTTATCAACATTCCTGATATCGAAAAAATTGCTGAAATTGCTCATAATCACCAGATTCCTTTGGTTGCAGACAATACTTTTGCAACACCATATCTTATCAATGTCTTTTCTCATGGTGTTGATATCGCGGTTCACTCTGCAACTAAGTTTATTGGCGGTCACGGTACAACTATTGGTGGTGTCATCGTTGATAGCGGCAAATTCGACTGGGCTGCTTCAGGAAAATTCCCTCAATTAGTCGAAGAAGATCCAAGCTACCACAATATCAGTTATACTCGTGATGTTGGTGCTGCTGCCTTTATCGTCGCTGCTCGTGTTCAATTGCTTCGTGATATGGGAGCTGCGCTATCACCATTTAACTCATTCTTGCTCTTACAAGGTCTTGAAACTCTTTCTCTTCGTGTTGAACGCCATGTTCAAAATGCTGAGAAAATCGTAGATTTCCTTGTGAACCATCCAAAGGTTGAAAAGGTCAACTACCCAAAACTTCCAGATAGTCCTTACCATGCCTTGGCTGAAAAATACTTACCAAAAGGTGTTGGTTCAATCTTTACCTTCCATGTTAAAGGTGGAGAAGCAGAAGCTCGTAAGGTGATTGACAACTTGGAAGTCTTTTCAAACTTAGCCAATGTAGCAGATGCTAAATCATTGGTGGTTCATCCCGCGACTACAACACATGCTCAGTTGTCTGACTCAGATCTAGAAGCAGCAGGAGTAACTAAAAATCAAATCCGTCTTTCAATCGGTCTTGAAAATGTCGATGATTTGATTGAAGATTTGCGACTAGCGCTTGAAAAAATCTAA
- the radC gene encoding RadC family protein: MYSISFQEDSLLPRERLVTEGVESLSNQELLAILLRTGTRQSTVFEIAQKVLSQLNSLTDLKKMTLQELQTLSGIGRVKAIELQAMIELGSRIHKHETIEAESILSSQRLAKKMQQELGDKKQEHLVALYLNTQNQIIHQQTIFIGSATRSIAEPREILHYALKHMATSVILVHNHPSGAVMPSRNDDQVTKLVKEACDLMGLVLLDHLIVSHSDYFSYREKTDLI, encoded by the coding sequence ATGTATAGTATTTCATTTCAAGAAGATTCGCTCTTGCCAAGGGAACGCTTGGTGACAGAAGGAGTAGAAAGTTTGAGTAATCAGGAATTACTAGCCATTTTATTACGAACAGGAACTCGTCAATCTACCGTTTTTGAAATTGCACAGAAAGTATTGTCTCAATTAAATAGTTTAACTGATTTAAAAAAAATGACCTTGCAAGAATTACAGACTTTATCAGGTATCGGTAGAGTAAAAGCTATTGAATTGCAAGCAATGATTGAGCTTGGAAGTCGTATTCACAAACATGAAACCATTGAGGCAGAGAGCATTCTTAGTAGTCAAAGACTGGCTAAAAAGATGCAACAAGAATTGGGAGATAAAAAACAAGAGCACCTAGTGGCGCTCTATCTGAATACACAAAATCAAATTATTCATCAGCAAACCATTTTTATTGGATCTGCTACTAGAAGTATTGCGGAACCAAGGGAAATTCTCCACTATGCCTTAAAGCATATGGCAACATCCGTGATTCTGGTTCATAATCATCCATCTGGTGCTGTTATGCCAAGTAGAAATGATGACCAGGTTACGAAACTTGTTAAAGAAGCCTGCGACTTAATGGGTTTGGTCTTATTGGACCATCTCATTGTTTCACATTCCGATTATTTTAGTTACCGTGAGAAGACGGACTTGATATAG
- a CDS encoding gamma-glutamyl-gamma-aminobutyrate hydrolase family protein, producing the protein MKKPVIGITGNEKAHPDDELMMSYAAKGFIEGVKDAGGIPIILPIGDQEMASHYISMIDKLILTGGQNVDPKFYGEPKTIDSDDYHLQRDIFELALIKEAIKQKKPIFSVCRGTQLFNVAMGGTLYQDIEDHWQDCSAEYTTQRLVTEPDTVLREIYGEISHINSFHHQSIKDLAPNLKIVAHDPKDGIIEAVMSTDDVSFLGVQWHPEFLFENRPKDKTLFDYVVNEL; encoded by the coding sequence ATGAAAAAACCAGTTATTGGGATTACAGGAAACGAAAAAGCTCATCCTGATGATGAGCTTATGATGAGCTACGCAGCAAAAGGCTTTATTGAAGGCGTTAAAGACGCTGGAGGGATTCCCATCATCCTACCGATTGGTGATCAAGAAATGGCTAGCCACTATATCAGTATGATTGACAAGCTCATCTTGACAGGTGGACAAAATGTCGATCCAAAGTTCTACGGTGAGCCTAAAACAATCGATAGCGATGACTACCACCTTCAAAGAGATATTTTTGAGCTAGCTCTTATAAAAGAAGCCATCAAACAAAAGAAACCTATTTTCTCTGTTTGCCGTGGGACTCAACTCTTTAACGTTGCTATGGGTGGAACTTTGTATCAAGATATCGAAGACCACTGGCAGGATTGTTCTGCCGAGTACACAACACAACGTTTGGTAACAGAACCTGATACTGTTCTTCGAGAAATCTATGGAGAAATCTCCCATATCAACTCCTTCCACCACCAGAGTATCAAGGATTTAGCACCTAACTTAAAGATTGTAGCTCATGACCCTAAGGATGGCATTATTGAAGCTGTTATGAGTACAGATGATGTTTCCTTTCTCGGTGTTCAATGGCATCCGGAATTTCTTTTTGAAAATCGCCCCAAAGATAAAACACTTTTCGACTATGTCGTCAATGAACTCTAA
- a CDS encoding redox-sensing transcriptional repressor Rex: MKEKQSAIPKATAKRLSLYYRIFKRFHAEKIERANSKQIAEAIGIDSATVRRDFSYFGELGRRGFGYDVKKLMTFFADLLNDNSITNVMLVGIGNMGHALLHYRFHERNKMKIIMAFDLDDHPEVGTKTPDGIPIYGISQIKDKIKNADVKTAILTVPSVKSQEVANLLVEAGIKGILSFSPVHLQLPKDVVAQYVDLTSELQTLLYFMRKED; encoded by the coding sequence GTGAAAGAAAAACAGTCTGCTATTCCAAAAGCAACAGCAAAGAGACTTTCTCTTTATTATCGTATCTTTAAAAGATTTCATGCAGAAAAGATTGAAAGAGCCAACTCAAAACAAATTGCCGAGGCCATTGGTATTGATTCTGCTACCGTTAGACGAGATTTTTCCTACTTTGGTGAACTTGGTCGCCGTGGATTTGGCTACGATGTCAAAAAACTAATGACGTTTTTTGCTGATCTTCTAAATGATAATTCTATTACAAATGTTATGTTGGTGGGTATTGGTAATATGGGGCACGCTCTCCTTCACTACCGTTTCCATGAACGAAACAAAATGAAAATTATTATGGCTTTTGATTTGGATGACCATCCTGAAGTTGGGACAAAAACTCCCGATGGAATTCCAATTTATGGAATCTCCCAAATCAAGGATAAAATAAAAAATGCAGATGTAAAAACTGCAATCTTAACTGTTCCGAGTGTCAAATCACAAGAAGTAGCTAATCTCCTTGTCGAAGCAGGTATTAAAGGAATTTTAAGCTTTTCACCCGTTCATCTCCAACTACCAAAAGATGTGGTGGCTCAATATGTGGATTTAACTAGTGAATTGCAAACTCTCCTCTATTTCATGAGAAAAGAGGATTAG
- a CDS encoding DUF4649 family protein — translation MFRLTYKDTYQVDRLLEYEDYEALMLSLSGCVTLPDTTVITSLTYKGKEIYQGLLGDLYRFLFHYDFTKIN, via the coding sequence ATGTTTCGATTAACCTATAAGGATACCTATCAAGTCGATCGCCTTTTAGAATACGAAGATTACGAAGCACTCATGCTGTCACTTTCAGGATGTGTGACTCTTCCAGATACGACCGTCATTACTTCACTTACCTATAAGGGGAAAGAAATATATCAAGGTCTTCTGGGAGATCTCTATCGTTTTCTATTTCACTATGATTTTACAAAGATAAACTAA
- a CDS encoding DUF1831 domain-containing protein: protein MAFEKTISLKNCRYDYTLSPTVKKFTLKDNTFFETKVGNYELTRLLEKVPNSGEGFQLKIIINKDLTGAKINITDKFGLRLVDIFKSEETHIHQEKFYFLMDSLVERGVFTKSER from the coding sequence ATGGCATTCGAAAAAACTATTAGTCTCAAAAATTGCCGTTACGATTACACACTTAGCCCAACTGTCAAAAAGTTTACTCTAAAAGATAACACTTTTTTTGAAACAAAGGTTGGTAACTATGAACTAACACGCCTTCTTGAGAAGGTTCCAAATAGTGGGGAAGGTTTCCAACTTAAGATTATCATCAACAAAGACTTAACTGGTGCAAAAATCAACATCACTGATAAATTTGGTCTACGTTTGGTTGATATCTTTAAGTCAGAAGAAACTCATATCCACCAAGAGAAATTCTACTTCTTGATGGACAGTCTTGTTGAACGTGGTGTTTTCACTAAAAGTGAAAGATAG
- a CDS encoding cysteine desulfurase family protein: protein MIYLDNAATTPMSSVAISAMTQVMQETYGNPSSIHSHGRQAGKLLREARQELASLLGTKPQHIFFTTGGTESNNTAIIGYCLRHQNRGKHIITTAIEHHAVLEPIKYLVENFGFEVTILQPEHQEITADQVKNALREDTILVSTMFANNETGTLLPIAEIGEVLKNHPAVYHVDAVQAIGKLEILPEELGIDFLSASAHKFYGPKGVGFLYAASTDFDSYLHGGDQEQKKRAGTENLPAIVGMVAALKDDLENQAQNFEKVQQLKDTFLKEMAETDYYLNQGKDQLPYVLNIGFPGQRNDLLLLRLDLEGISISTGSACTAGVVQVSHVLQAFYGEDSPRLHESVRVSISPQNTEQEMITLAQTLKEIIGG from the coding sequence TTGATTTATTTGGATAATGCTGCAACGACTCCGATGTCTTCAGTAGCTATCTCAGCAATGACTCAAGTCATGCAAGAAACTTATGGTAACCCTTCTAGTATTCATAGCCATGGGCGTCAAGCAGGTAAACTATTACGAGAAGCTCGTCAAGAACTAGCAAGTTTACTAGGAACAAAGCCACAACATATCTTCTTTACCACTGGTGGTACTGAAAGCAATAATACTGCTATCATCGGCTACTGCCTTCGCCATCAAAATCGTGGGAAGCACATTATCACTACTGCGATTGAGCACCATGCTGTTCTAGAACCCATCAAATACTTGGTTGAAAATTTCGGTTTTGAAGTGACTATATTACAGCCTGAACATCAAGAAATCACTGCAGACCAAGTCAAAAATGCACTTCGTGAAGATACCATTCTTGTTTCTACTATGTTTGCCAACAATGAAACCGGTACACTATTACCTATTGCTGAAATTGGTGAGGTTCTAAAAAATCATCCAGCCGTCTATCATGTCGATGCAGTTCAGGCAATCGGTAAATTAGAGATACTTCCCGAAGAATTGGGAATTGATTTTCTCAGTGCTTCTGCACACAAATTTTATGGTCCAAAAGGAGTTGGTTTTCTCTATGCTGCATCTACAGATTTTGATTCCTACCTTCATGGTGGTGATCAAGAGCAGAAAAAAAGAGCAGGAACAGAAAATCTTCCTGCCATTGTAGGAATGGTAGCAGCTCTAAAGGATGATCTTGAAAACCAAGCACAAAACTTTGAAAAGGTTCAACAACTGAAAGACACCTTCTTAAAGGAAATGGCTGAGACAGACTATTACCTCAATCAAGGAAAAGACCAGCTACCTTATGTCCTTAATATTGGATTTCCAGGTCAACGAAATGATCTACTACTCCTTCGTCTGGATCTTGAAGGGATTTCTATTTCAACTGGTTCTGCTTGTACTGCAGGTGTCGTTCAGGTTAGTCATGTTCTTCAAGCTTTCTACGGAGAAGACTCTCCTCGCTTACACGAATCCGTTCGCGTCAGCATTTCACCTCAAAATACAGAGCAAGAAATGATCACCCTCGCACAAACTCTAAAAGAAATCATTGGAGGATAA